One uncultured Carboxylicivirga sp. genomic window, CATACAAAACAGAAGAAAAGAAGTGATCAATCCTTCCGAAAAATGAGGATTTCCTACTTTAAGAATTCTTTTTATTTTGGCCGACATTCGTTCTGTGCTTTCATCTATCCGCAAAAGTTCCCCAATTATAGTTCCTATAATCAAACTAAATACTATCACCAGCATTTCAGAACCTTTTAATGCCATGACAATACCAATTACGATGGTAAAAAGACCAATTGCCTGAAAAACACTTTTCACAACCCTTTGTGGCAATCGTGAACCCACAACCATACCAATCGTACTTCCAATGACTACCGCTACTATATTTACCAGTGTTCCCTGAAGAATCATCTTAAATAATAAATTTTTATTGCATAAATGTAATTAATAGTTTGAAGGCAAAAGAATGAAGGTTGAAGATTATTGCAACAATCTTTATGTTACAATTTTATTTTATCACAAAGATGTATGTATTATCGTATATATTACCACAGAATGTGATATCTGATGTTTTACCTTGATAACATCCAATAAAAATAGACTTTGCAAGCAGATGACCATAAGTGATAAAACTCAGTTTTTTAAAGCATTGAATATTCGGGTAATAAATTATATTTGTTACATACCTAAGAAGAAGTTAAACTGAACTAAAATCTAAGATTATGACCAATAACATGACTCCTGCCGACTATATTAAAAGGGAGGACAAATATGGTGCACATAACTATCATCCACTTCCGGTTGTGCTTGAAAAAGGCGAAGGTGTATTTGTTTGGGATGTGGAAGGAAAACGATATTTCGATTTCCTATCAGCCTATTCTGCAGTTAACCAGGGACACTGTCATCCTAAAATCATTAAAGCACTTACCGATCAGGCTCAGTCATTAACACTCACATCACGTGCCTTTTACAGCAGTGTTTTAGGAGAGTTTGAAGAGTATATCACCAACTATTTTGGATATGACAAGGTATTACCCATGAATACCGGTGCCGAAGCAGATGAAACGGCTTTGAAACTGTGTAGAAAATGGGCCTATGACAAAAAAGGCATTCCTGAAAATCAGGCGAGAATTATTGTTTGTGCCAACAACTTTCACGGACGTACCATTACTATTATATCAATGTCAACCGACCCTGATTCATACAAAGGATTTGGTCCTTACACACCTGGATTTGTTACTGTTCCATACAATGACCTTGATGCTTTATCCAAAGAACTGGAAGATCCTAATGTAGCTGGTTTTCTTGTTGAACCAATACAAGGTGAAGCCGGAGTATTTGTTCCAGACAGCGGTTACCTGAAGAAAGCCTACGAAATGTGTAAAGCAAAAAATGTGCTGTTCATGGCTGATGAAGTACAAACCGGAATAGCAAGAACAGGTAAACTACTGGCTTGTGATCATGAAGGCGTACGACCAGATATTTTAATACTTGGCAAGGCCATTTCAGGTGGTGTATTCCCTGTTTCAGCAGTTCTTGCCGACGATGAGATTATGTTGGTTATTAAACCAGGTGAACATGGTTCTACCTACGGAGGAAACCCTTTAGGTTGTAAAGTAGCTATTGCTGCATTACAAGTGATTAAAGACGAAAAATTGGCTGAAAATGCAGAACGTTTGGGCAAAATTTTTCGTGAAGAAATAAGCAGTATTCAATCCGATATGATTGAGTTGGTTAGAGGCAAAGGATTATTAAATGCAGTTGTTATCAAACCTAAAAATGGTAAAACGGCATGGGACGTATGTGTTGCTATGA contains:
- the rocD gene encoding ornithine--oxo-acid transaminase; translation: MTNNMTPADYIKREDKYGAHNYHPLPVVLEKGEGVFVWDVEGKRYFDFLSAYSAVNQGHCHPKIIKALTDQAQSLTLTSRAFYSSVLGEFEEYITNYFGYDKVLPMNTGAEADETALKLCRKWAYDKKGIPENQARIIVCANNFHGRTITIISMSTDPDSYKGFGPYTPGFVTVPYNDLDALSKELEDPNVAGFLVEPIQGEAGVFVPDSGYLKKAYEMCKAKNVLFMADEVQTGIARTGKLLACDHEGVRPDILILGKAISGGVFPVSAVLADDEIMLVIKPGEHGSTYGGNPLGCKVAIAALQVIKDEKLAENAERLGKIFREEISSIQSDMIELVRGKGLLNAVVIKPKNGKTAWDVCVAMKENGLIAKPTHEHIIRFAPPLVINEEQLHEAIAIIKNTITQFE